One window of Stenotrophomonas indicatrix genomic DNA carries:
- the dapE gene encoding succinyl-diaminopimelate desuccinylase gives MSAVLDLACDLIARPSVTPDDAGCQALIGERLQAAGFTCEHLRLGEVDNLWATHGSGAPVLVLLGHTDVVPPGPREAWQSDPFAPQIRDGVLYGRGTADMKGSVAAFVIAAEQFVAAHPQHTGTLAVLLTSDEEGDAIDGVRHVARLFAERGQRIDWCITGEPSSTTTLGDLLRVGRRGSLSAKLRVQGVQGHVAYPDKARNPIHLAAPMLAELSARRWDEGYESFPSTSLQISNIHAGTGANNVIPGELVVDFNIRYNPHWDAAKLEAEITTLLDRHGLQYTLKWHRSGEPFYTPEGTLRAAARAVLAEHTGRAPEESTGGGTSDARFIAPLGAQCIEVGPVNASIHQVDENVRVDELEALPGLYQRLVERLLV, from the coding sequence GTGAGCGCCGTCCTCGACCTGGCCTGCGATCTGATTGCACGGCCGTCGGTGACCCCGGACGACGCCGGTTGCCAGGCGCTGATCGGTGAACGTCTGCAGGCGGCCGGTTTCACTTGTGAGCACCTGCGGTTGGGCGAGGTCGACAACCTGTGGGCCACCCACGGCAGCGGCGCACCGGTGCTGGTCCTGCTGGGCCACACCGACGTGGTGCCGCCGGGCCCGCGCGAGGCATGGCAGAGCGATCCGTTCGCGCCGCAGATCCGCGATGGCGTGCTGTACGGTCGCGGCACCGCGGACATGAAGGGCAGCGTGGCTGCGTTCGTGATCGCTGCCGAACAGTTCGTCGCGGCGCATCCGCAGCACACCGGCACGCTGGCGGTGCTGTTGACCAGCGACGAAGAGGGCGATGCCATCGACGGCGTGCGCCATGTCGCACGGCTGTTCGCCGAGCGCGGCCAGCGCATCGACTGGTGCATCACCGGCGAGCCGTCGTCCACCACCACGCTGGGCGACCTGCTGCGCGTGGGCCGGCGTGGCAGCCTGTCGGCCAAGCTGCGCGTGCAGGGTGTGCAGGGCCACGTGGCCTACCCGGACAAGGCGCGCAATCCGATCCATCTTGCCGCGCCGATGCTGGCCGAACTGAGTGCGCGGCGCTGGGACGAGGGCTATGAGAGCTTCCCGTCGACCAGCCTGCAGATCTCCAACATCCACGCCGGTACCGGCGCCAACAACGTGATTCCTGGTGAGCTGGTGGTGGATTTCAACATCCGCTACAACCCGCATTGGGATGCAGCGAAGCTGGAAGCGGAGATCACCACGCTACTGGACCGTCATGGCCTGCAGTACACGCTGAAGTGGCATCGCAGCGGCGAACCGTTCTACACCCCGGAAGGGACATTGCGCGCAGCGGCGCGCGCGGTGCTGGCCGAGCACACCGGTCGCGCGCCGGAAGAGAGCACCGGTGGTGGCACCTCCGATGCGCGCTTCATCGCGCCCCTGGGTGCGCAGTGCATCGAAGTCGGCCCGGTCAACGCCAGCATCCACCAGGTGGATGAAAACGTGCGCGTGGACGAGCTGGAAGCGCTGCCGGGGCTGTACCAGCGATTGGTTGAACGCCTGCTGGTGTAG
- a CDS encoding arsenate reductase, giving the protein MSTIVYGLKNCDTCKKATKWLDRFGVPYTFVDYRDNKPSPETLLEWAAQLGGLAAMVNRSSTTWRQLPDNRKAADSEAEWKLLLREYPQLIKRPLVVTADGKVSQGFSDNGFKARFGVGGA; this is encoded by the coding sequence ATGAGCACCATCGTCTACGGTCTGAAGAACTGCGATACCTGCAAGAAGGCGACCAAGTGGCTGGACCGCTTCGGCGTGCCGTATACCTTCGTCGACTATCGCGACAACAAACCCAGCCCGGAAACGCTGCTGGAATGGGCCGCGCAGCTGGGCGGCCTGGCGGCGATGGTCAACCGGTCCTCCACCACCTGGCGGCAGCTGCCGGACAACCGCAAGGCCGCCGATTCGGAGGCGGAGTGGAAGCTGCTGCTGCGCGAGTACCCACAGCTGATCAAGCGCCCGCTGGTGGTGACCGCCGACGGCAAGGTCAGCCAGGGTTTCAGCGACAACGGTTTCAAGGCGCGCTTCGGCGTGGGCGGCGCGTGA